CGCGCCGAATCACGCATTTGCGCCAGTGGCACGACGCTTGCTTAGGCTATGGTGATGCTGAAAAAGATCGGACGCCTGTTCGTCATCAAGACACGCTTCGAAGCGTGCCTCATCATTTATGCGCTTGCCGTCGGGGCGATGGCGCGCGGCGCGAACTATATCCACGAATATCCCGGCACCGGCGGCAAGCTGCTGCTGCTCGCATGCACCGGATCGGTGTTCCTTGCGGGCGCAAAGATTTTCGACTGCCTGCGCTATGAGCAAGCCGCGGAGGCGGCGCGACAAGCGGAGTAGATCAGCGGTCTTTCGCCGGTCATCCAGATATGCGAAGGCATCGGCCATGAGCAGGATCAGCGGCCGGCCGGCCATCCGCAGCGAGCATGTTTACGGCCTCAGCCTGCGCGTCGCGCGCTGGCGCGAAGGCGCGCCTGGTACGCCCTTGCTATTCCTCAATGGCATCGGTGCCGACCTGGTCGCCGCCGCACCGCTGCTCGCGCAGATTACCGGTCGCGAAATATGGACGCTCGATATGCCCGGCGTCGGCGGCTCGCCTGACGCGCTGCTGCCTTATGCCGCGCCGACGATCGCGGCGGTGGTGATGGAGATTGCCGATCGCCTTGGCCACAGGACAATCGACGTCGCCGGTTTCAGTTGGGGCGGCGCGCTGGCGCAACAGGTCGCGATCCAGTTCCCAGGACGCGTGCGCCGGCTGGTGCTGATGGCCACAACACCGGTCATGGGTGCGCCTGGAATCGGATGGGCGGCTATGTTCGATCACGACATGCTCGCGAGCGGGCTCAAGATCCAGACCGCTACTCCGCTAGGCATCGCATATCAGAGTGCCGCAATGATCGGATGGAGCAGCATGGCGTTTCTGTCGGGGCTGAACAAGATTCCGACGCTGGTGCTGATGGGCGAACAGGACGGCGTAATGCCCGCCTGTTATGGCGAGATGCTTGCCGAGCACATCGACGGCGCGGTGCTGGAAGTCGTGCCGGGTTCGCACCTCTTCCCCTTCACCCACGCCGCAGCCATCTCGGCGCGAATCAGCGCGTTTCTGGATCAGGCGCCGACGGGGCAACAAGCCGCCGCGTAAGAAAGTCTGCGATCGCATTCGCGGTCGCGTCGGGCGCCTCTTCCATCGGCA
This sequence is a window from Sphingopyxis sp. USTB-05. Protein-coding genes within it:
- a CDS encoding alpha/beta fold hydrolase; amino-acid sequence: MSRISGRPAIRSEHVYGLSLRVARWREGAPGTPLLFLNGIGADLVAAAPLLAQITGREIWTLDMPGVGGSPDALLPYAAPTIAAVVMEIADRLGHRTIDVAGFSWGGALAQQVAIQFPGRVRRLVLMATTPVMGAPGIGWAAMFDHDMLASGLKIQTATPLGIAYQSAAMIGWSSMAFLSGLNKIPTLVLMGEQDGVMPACYGEMLAEHIDGAVLEVVPGSHLFPFTHAAAISARISAFLDQAPTGQQAAA